Proteins encoded within one genomic window of Candidatus Hydrogenedentota bacterium:
- a CDS encoding NAD-dependent epimerase/dehydratase family protein yields MAKHTILVTGGAGFIGSHVVDAYINKGHTVVVVDDLSSGNEDFVHESAIFYGLDLRSQQLEEVFQEHAIDIVSHHAAQIDVRRSVDDALYDSDVNVRGTINLLDLCVRHKIKKVIFSSTGGAIYGSPTTLPADEETPPQPGSPYGTSKLCAEQYIRLYERIYKLGFTILRYPNVYGPRQNPYGEAGVCSIFAGTMLAGETPTLYGQGKAFRDYVYVSDIAAANVLALEKANGKILNLGSGKGTTVRELFTIIAKLTGFSGKPLLKALRLGEVEGIYITGQRAFDELGWQPEITLKEGLTRTVDYIKEQGMPKQKPVID; encoded by the coding sequence ATGGCAAAGCATACAATATTAGTCACAGGTGGAGCCGGATTTATTGGCTCCCATGTTGTGGATGCTTATATCAATAAGGGGCATACCGTTGTTGTTGTGGATGATTTGTCTTCGGGCAACGAGGACTTTGTTCATGAATCCGCTATTTTTTACGGCTTGGATCTGCGTTCCCAACAATTGGAAGAAGTGTTCCAAGAACATGCCATCGATATTGTCAGCCATCACGCAGCACAAATTGATGTCCGCCGCAGTGTTGACGACGCTCTGTACGATTCAGACGTCAATGTTAGAGGCACTATTAATCTCTTAGACCTCTGTGTCCGCCATAAAATCAAGAAGGTTATTTTTTCATCTACTGGCGGCGCTATCTATGGGTCGCCAACCACCTTGCCTGCTGATGAAGAGACGCCACCCCAACCGGGAAGCCCCTACGGAACGAGTAAGCTTTGCGCAGAACAATACATCCGTTTATATGAGCGAATTTATAAATTAGGATTCACCATTCTCCGCTACCCCAATGTCTACGGTCCGCGCCAAAACCCCTATGGGGAAGCAGGCGTCTGCTCTATTTTTGCAGGGACCATGCTGGCAGGTGAAACGCCTACCCTTTACGGACAAGGCAAAGCATTTCGAGATTATGTATACGTATCTGACATTGCCGCCGCCAATGTTCTCGCTTTAGAGAAAGCAAACGGCAAGATTTTAAATCTCGGATCAGGCAAAGGCACAACGGTGAGAGAGTTGTTTACGATCATTGCGAAACTGACCGGATTTTCTGGAAAGCCTCTTTTGAAAGCGTTACGTTTGGGCGAAGTGGAAGGGATTTATATTACCGGACAACGAGCCTTTGATGAACTGGGCTGGCAGCCGGAAATTACCTTAAAGGAAGGACTGACCCGAACTGTCGATTACATCAAAGAACAAGGTATGCCGAAACAAAAACCGGTTATAGATTAA